DNA sequence from the Cucumis melo cultivar AY chromosome 6, USDA_Cmelo_AY_1.0, whole genome shotgun sequence genome:
gtactttttatttttcactatcttttatgtagatagggcccgagtaggatttcagaacgtttttacatttttgcatgactaccttgtttatgtttttataaatgaatttcttgaaccgtatgcttttaataaaatttttagacttaaaccacttgttctatatttagtaatgacttcgattcagcataaggagttgggtcgttacagttggtatcagagcacagtgttttaggttctgtagactgacctacgatgtaagtcatttttgtttggttttacttcaccctatggctatacggtccttcggcactcgccaggtatgtctaaagccttgctaatgttaagattacaattttgcctgaatagtctaagacctagatatagggtgttaagttcttgtggtgaaaagtttgttggtgaattttagggagaatgccgccacgtagaggtacacgccgaggaggtggtaggggaggcagaggagccggtcgtggccagccggaggcgccacctgttgcaccggcagtcgacccaaacgcaccggtcacccaggcggatctcgccgcaatggagcagcgttatcaggacatgctgcaagctgctttggcgcctttccttgccgcccagcagaaccaggccgcccctgttcaggccgaggccgcccctgttcaggccgaggccgcccctgctcaggcccaggccgcccctgttcaggctcaggccgtcgctcctccagcccctgaggaagctcaaccagtaccagttcaactgtcggccgaggcgaaacacttacgggatttcaggaagtataatcccaagacctttgacggatccatggacaaccccacaaaggcccaaatgtggttgacgtccatagagactattttccggtacatgaagtgcccagaagaccagaaggtgcagtgtgcagtcttcttcttggaggacaggggcaccgcctggtgggagaccgcggagagaatgctagggggcgatgtaagcaaaataacatgggagcagttcaaggagaacttctatgctaagtttttctccgccaatgtgaagcacgccaagctgcaagagttcctaaacttggagcaaggcgacatgacggtggagcagtacgacgccgagttcgatatgctgtcccgctttgctcccgatatggtaagagatgaggctgccaggacggagaaatttgttagaggactcaggctagaccttcagggcattgtcagagccctccgcccagccacgcatgctgatgcactacgtatagcactggatttgagcctgcctgagagagccgatgcgtctaaggctgccggcagagggtcagccttgggacagaagagaaaggttgagacgcagcctgacgtagcaccgcagcgaacactgaggtcaggaggtgtcttccagagacaccgacgggagcttgcagcagccgggaggactctgagagagctacccgcttgtactacctgcgggagagtccacggaggtcgttgcttggctggaagtggagtctgctttaggtgcagacagccggggcacactgctgatatgtgtcctcggaaaccctttgagacgacaccgccccagccttctgcggcccagcaggggagagttttcgccactacccggcaggaggccgagcgagctggcactgtggtgacaggtacgctcccaattttggggcactatgcttttgtgctatttgactctgggtcatcccactcgtttatatcctccgttttcgttcagcatgtgggtttagaggtagagcctttgggtagtgttttgtcggtttctactccatctggggaggtcctgttatccaaagaacaaataaaggcatgtcgggtagagatagcgaatcgtatgttagacgtgaccttgctagtgttagacatgcaggattttgatgtgatactaggcatggattggctatcagccaaccatgcaaatatagactgttatggcaaggaagttgtcttcaaccctccctccgaggctagtttcaaattcaggggggcaggcatggtatgtatacccaaggtcatctcagccatgaaggctagtaaactactcagccagggtacttggggtattttggcaagcgtagtggatgtgagagagccggaagtttccctatcttccgaaccagtggtaagagagtaccccgatgtttttccagacgaacttccaggacttccgcctcccagagaagtagacttcgctatcgagttagagccgggcactgccccaatctcgagggccccttacagaatggctccagccgaactaaaggagttgaaggtccagttacaggagttgctggacaaaggcttcatccggcccagtgtgtcgccttggggagccccagtattgttcgtgaagaagaaggatgggtcaatgcgcctttgtattgactaccgagagctgaacaaggtgacagtaaaaaaccgctaccccttgcccaggattgatgacctgttcgatcagttgcagggagccaccgtcttctccaagatcgacctgcgatcaggctatcaccagttgaggattagggacggtgacatccccaagacggcctttcgatcgaggtacggacattacgaattcgttgtgatgtctttcggcttgactaacgctcctgcagtattcatggatctgatgaacagggtgtttaaggagtttctagactcgttcgtcatagtcttcattgacgacatcctcatttactcaaaaactgaggctgagcacgaggagcacttacaccaagttttggagacccttcgagccaacaagttgtatgccaagttctccaagtgtgaattctggttaaggaaggtgacgtttcttggccacgtggtttccagtgagggagtttcagtagatcccgcaaagattgaagcggtgaccaactggacccgaccgtccacggttagtgaaattcgaagttttctgggcttggcaggttactacaggaggttcgtggaagacttctcacgtatagccagcccgttgacccagttgaccaagaagggaaccccttttgtctggagcccagcttgcgagaggagctttcaggagctcaaacagaagctagtgactgcaccggtcctgacagtgcccgatggttcgggaaactttgtaatctatagtgacgcctccaagaagggactaggttgtgtcctgatgcagcagggtaaggtagttgcttatgcctcccgccagttgaagatccatgagcagaactaccctacccatgacttggagttggcagctgtagtctttgcactgaagatatggaggcactatctgtacggtgagaagattcagatttacaccgatcataagagcctgaagtacttcttcacccagaaggagttgaacatgaggcagaggaggtggcttgagttggtgaaagactacgactgcgagatcctataccacccaggtaaagcgaatgtagtggctgatgcgctaagtaggaaagttgcacattcagcagcgctaatcaccaagcagacccccttactcagggactttgagagggcagagattgcagtctcagtaggtgaggttaccgcacagttggctcagttgacagttcagccaaccttgaggcaaaagatcattgctgctcagctgaatgatccttatttggcagagaagcgtcgcgtggtagagacagagcaaggtgaaggcttctccatatcctctgacgatggccttatgtttgaaggacgcctgtgtgtgccggaagacagcgcagttaagacggagcttttgactgaggctcacagttccccgtttaccatgcaccctgggagtacgaagatgtaccaggacttaaggagtgtctattggtggaggggcatgaagagggatgtggcagactttgtcagtagatgcttggtgtgccagcaggtgaaggcacctaggcagcatccagcaggattgttgcaacccttgagtgtgccagggtggaagtgggagagtgtgtcgatggattttattacgggactgcccaagaccctaaggggctacacggtgatctgggtcgtggtcgacagactcacgaagtcggcccatttcgtgccagggaaatccacttacactgccagtaagtgggggcagctatatatgacagagattgtgagactacatggagtacccgtatccatcatttcagacagagacgcccgtttcacatcgaagttctggaaaggacttcaaattgcattaggtacaaggttggacttcagcacggcattccaccctcagactgatggtcagacagagagattgaaccagattttagaagacatgctgcgagcctgcgtattagagttttcaggaagttgggactcccatctgcatctgatggagtttgcctataacaacagctaccaggctactatcggtatggcaccgttcgaggctctgtatggcaagtgctgtagatcccctgtctgctggggcgaggttggagagcagaggatgctaggccccgaattagtgcagacgaccaacgcagccatacagaagatccgagctcgtatgctgacagcccagagcagacagaagagttacgctgatgtacgacgtaaggacctcgagtttgaagtgggagatatggtctttctgaaggttgcacccatgaagggtgttctgaggttcgcaaagaaggggaagctgagcccacgcttcgtagggccgttcgagatattggagcggattggccccgtggcttaccgcttggcgctacccccatcgtttgctgcagtgcacgacgtattccatatctccatgctgaggaaatatgtcgcagacccaacacatgtggtggacttcgagccactgcaggttagcgagaatctgagctacgaggagcagcctgtcgaggtcctggcaagggaggtcaagaagcttcgcagtcgagaaattccactggtcaaaatcctttggcaaaaccatggagtggaagaggcaacgtgggagaaagaagaggacattagagcccagcaccccgagctgttcgaggattagaactttcgaggacgaaagttttttttaggagggaagattgtaacgcccaacatttttcggtttcctttgttattttggaccactaataatattaatactaagtgtagttaatattatccttattaaactaaagttgtttccttttttataaactattgaagttaggggtaaattagtaaatcaatggagtggcaaattaattaattgccttggaaagggtcaagggtggagagagaggaaaagggggctattaaattcttttttattttgggatttcttttaaaaagaggcattgggagacgtgagactcctcatctccccaaagaagaaaagaaaaaaaaaagggaaaccctagccgccgccaccctccgcgccgccgcacgtcgccgccgcacgccgccgccgcacgccgcacgccgccagcttcgacaagcgccgagccgatccaccgcgcgtctgcaagccgaagggaagccgagccatcctccgcgcgtctgcagccgagtccgcagccgccagccgagccggaacccgccgcgccgcttcgacctaagggggggaccgccgacgccgcgccgctccgatcaggagagtagctgagccgcgccgcgtcgctTCGATCAAGCCGATCCGCCGAAGCTCGcagcgccgcgtcgatccgaggagTTCCGTCAGCCGCGCCACCCGATCGAGCCGAATGGAGCCGCTTCGCTCCGCgcccagccgtctcccgcagccgccgctcaaagccgatccgccgcgcttcactccagccgacgaacgaacccggagccgctccaccgtccgcgcgcccgaagccgaaactgaagccgcgccgcgtccagccctccCCGCGTGTGAAccgcgtccgcgtgggaagccgcgccgcgcgttccgcgtagccgagccgcatctcctccctgttgcaagccgagccgcccgcgtagcttcctgtaccgagccgagccgcgtctgcccaagccgagccggtcctgtcttcttccagccgagccgccaggactaatttggctccatccacctaaattttggtaatctaattaattattgtggtttttccggtaagactccatgctcggacgttagttaaattaatttgggtctaaattaaattatttttcctcaagggacgtcttggaccaagaaattgctgcagcgcgggatttcttcagtaggggctcgagcactgcaacctctctagggtaagttatttcaattgagtcttgaaccgttagtcgttggcgacctatttacgaattttgacttatgaaacagttaggacttcgtcgcttggaaagcgtactgcctcgcggttaggactcgacaagtagatctccaggtaagagattctactactagtttcatgtttgaagtatgagactgtgtatgcccgatgttgcatattgaggatttgacagtatgatgcctgagataaatgctagtatgatgcaaatgacgatatagttgtgctatagcctgttatgtgtggcaagatctattatggttacgacgaatgtcgggacggagagtgtagaaatgatttatgtgacatgttatatgctgatgccatgtgtatgtttactgcaattagggtacctgttagcttgatttctgttagagtcgtacctgcatgggtgtccttcgggatcaccacctattgaggactgtgtggtccgacgggacgccagtctagcatgatatagacatgactcgagtgactcgacggggtcctcgcatcccgactgtcctaggtgtccccgggcaccgaagaccagagttacgttcctacgggagcgcatgattgcacgtgttcgggaacgtgccagagattgggtaccagttatcagggctctaacaggaagttaacaggcacctagtgggactagtagtgggtcccttactgagtatttttatactcattctctccattttatgttttcaggtagaggacgaggcaagggcaagggcaagctggcgagcgacccgaagtgagaccgaggagggccatagggactaccgcttccgcttatttcttatttcagattttagcatttgagtttgagtactttttatttttcactatcttttatgtagatagggcccgagtaggatttcagaacgtttttacatttttgcatgactaccttgtttatgtttttataaatgaatttcttgaaccgtatgcttttaataaaatttttagacttaaaccacttgttctatatttagtaatgacttcgattcagcataaggagttgggtcgttacatttttTGTGAGAGGAGGAAACATTGGAGTTGTTAAAtgaaagaattttttaaaattttcacatttttggCTTTGTTTTAACTTATGTTGAAACACCTTATTTTAAATGCCTTATAAGATTTccaaaaagtttcaaaagcttTAGCTCGAACCTAGCACACTCCCAAATATAGAATGTGGCAATG
Encoded proteins:
- the LOC127149917 gene encoding uncharacterized protein LOC127149917, producing MPPRRGTRRGGGRGGRGAGRGQPEAPPVAPAVDPNAPVTQADLAAMEQRYQDMLQAALAPFLAAQQNQAAPVQAEAAPVQAEAAPAQAQAAPVQAQAVAPPAPEEAQPVPVQLSAEAKHLRDFRKYNPKTFDGSMDNPTKAQMWLTSIETIFRYMKCPEDQKVQCAVFFLEDRGTAWWETAERMLGGDVSKITWEQFKENFYAKFFSANVKHAKLQEFLNLEQGDMTVEQYDAEFDMLSRFAPDMVRDEAARTEKFVRGLRLDLQGIVRALRPATHADALRIALDLSLPERADASKAAGRGSALGQKRKVETQPDVAPQRTLRSGGVFQRHRRELAAAGRTLRELPACTTCGRVHGGRCLAGSGVCFRCRQPGHTADMCPRKPFETTPPQPSAAQQGRVFATTRQEAERAGTVVTGTLPILGHYAFVLFDSGSSHSFISSVFVQHVGLEVEPLGSVLSVSTPSGEVLLSKEQIKACRVEIANRMLDVTLLVLDMQDFDVILGMDWLSANHANIDCYGKEVVFNPPSEASFKFRGAGMVCIPKVISAMKASKLLSQGTWGILASVVDVREPEVSLSSEPVVREYPDVFPDELPGLPPPREVDFAIELEPGTAPISRAPYRMAPAELKELKVQLQELLDKGFIRPSVSPWGAPVLFVKKKDGSMRLCIDYRELNKVTVKNRYPLPRIDDLFDQLQGATVFSKIDLRSGYHQLRIRDGDIPKTAFRSRYGHYEFVVMSFGLTNAPAVFMDLMNRVFKEFLDSFVIVFIDDILIYSKTEAEHEEHLHQVLETLRANKLYAKFSKCEFWLRKVTFLGHVVSSEGVSVDPAKIEAVTNWTR